A single Parabacteroides timonensis DNA region contains:
- a CDS encoding AAA domain-containing protein: MTTTPIISPIADLQRQLDLLQMEYEYEKETYRQQSERIGIHRKIQQGLCWYPVISGKSYYNSLNQLVIEVERRDDKEIEHNFEYGRPVCFFTTNGTGNPRYFNFSGIISYVQEDRMVVILPTPSALFDLQAADSSLGVQLYFDETSYKTMFQALSNVMKAKNNRLADLRDILIGKAPAGRRSLFPIRFPWLNTAQEEAVNHVLAAKDVSIVHGPPGTGKTTTLVEAIYETLHRENQVLVCAQSNTAVDWISEKLVDRGINVLRIGNPTRVNDKMLSFTYERRFESHPDYTELWGIRKAIREIQSSLRKKNHSEKETARNRLSRLRFRATELEVKIDSELFGEARVVACTLVGSANRVLTNRNFTSLFIDEAAQALEAACWIAIGKADRVILAGDHHQLPPTIKCIEASRGGLDRTLMQKVAGNKPDTVSLLKIQYRMHDDIMRFPSHWFYQDELQAAPEVKNRGILAYDTPVVWYNTADCDFEEDQLSESLSRINKQEAVLLVEQLQNYIEKISKERVLDESIDFGLISPYKSQVQYIRGLIKRNAFFKPFRKLITVHTVDGFQGQERDVIMISLVRANEQGNIGFLNDLRRMNVAITRARMKLIILGDASTLTKHAFYRELYKYIIANGLVIKQNIK, from the coding sequence ATGACGACAACCCCTATAATCTCTCCGATCGCGGATCTGCAACGCCAATTGGATCTTCTCCAAATGGAATACGAATATGAAAAAGAAACTTACCGACAACAATCTGAACGGATCGGTATACACCGAAAAATACAACAGGGACTTTGCTGGTATCCTGTCATTTCCGGTAAAAGCTATTACAATTCGCTGAATCAGTTGGTTATAGAGGTAGAACGCAGGGATGATAAAGAGATAGAACATAATTTCGAGTATGGTCGTCCGGTATGCTTTTTCACGACGAACGGGACAGGGAATCCACGTTATTTCAATTTCTCAGGTATTATCAGCTATGTACAGGAAGACCGGATGGTCGTTATCTTGCCGACACCTTCTGCATTATTCGATTTGCAGGCGGCAGACAGTTCATTAGGTGTCCAGCTTTATTTTGATGAGACAAGCTATAAAACGATGTTCCAGGCATTATCCAATGTAATGAAAGCCAAAAACAACCGCCTGGCTGATTTACGGGATATACTGATCGGCAAGGCACCAGCCGGACGCCGCAGCCTGTTTCCAATCCGCTTTCCCTGGCTGAACACCGCCCAGGAAGAAGCAGTCAACCACGTATTGGCAGCCAAAGACGTTTCGATCGTACACGGTCCTCCCGGAACAGGAAAAACGACCACACTCGTGGAGGCTATTTATGAAACATTGCATCGTGAGAACCAGGTATTGGTTTGTGCACAAAGCAATACGGCAGTCGACTGGATCTCGGAAAAGCTGGTCGACCGGGGTATCAATGTGCTCCGAATAGGTAATCCTACCCGGGTAAACGACAAGATGCTCTCATTTACCTACGAACGCCGTTTCGAATCACATCCCGACTATACCGAACTGTGGGGCATACGCAAAGCCATCCGCGAAATACAATCGTCACTACGTAAAAAGAATCATAGTGAAAAGGAAACAGCCCGCAACCGGCTTTCCCGACTTCGTTTCAGAGCGACAGAGCTGGAGGTTAAAATCGACTCGGAACTGTTCGGCGAAGCCCGTGTCGTAGCCTGTACGCTGGTCGGTTCCGCCAACCGGGTACTGACCAACCGCAATTTCACCTCACTGTTCATCGATGAAGCTGCACAGGCACTCGAAGCTGCTTGCTGGATCGCTATCGGTAAAGCCGACCGGGTCATCCTTGCCGGCGACCATCATCAGTTACCTCCTACAATTAAATGTATAGAGGCTTCACGCGGAGGACTGGATCGTACCCTGATGCAGAAAGTAGCCGGCAACAAACCGGATACGGTCTCTTTACTGAAAATACAATACCGCATGCACGACGATATCATGCGTTTCCCTTCCCACTGGTTTTATCAGGATGAATTACAGGCTGCTCCGGAAGTAAAGAATCGGGGAATACTGGCCTACGACACGCCGGTTGTATGGTACAACACGGCTGACTGCGATTTTGAAGAAGACCAGTTATCCGAAAGCCTGAGCCGCATCAATAAACAGGAAGCGGTATTACTAGTAGAACAGCTGCAAAACTATATCGAAAAGATCAGCAAAGAACGCGTACTGGATGAAAGTATCGACTTCGGACTGATCTCCCCTTATAAATCACAGGTACAGTATATCCGCGGCCTGATCAAACGAAATGCTTTTTTTAAACCGTTCCGCAAACTGATTACAGTCCATACGGTAGACGGTTTTCAGGGACAGGAACGGGATGTGATCATGATCAGCCTGGTACGTGCCAACGAGCAGGGAAACATCGGTTTCCTGAACGACCTCCGGCGTATGAACGTCGCGATTACAAGAGCTCGCATGAAACTGATTATCCTGGGAGATGCCTCTACCCTGACAAAGCATGCCTTTTATAGAGAATTATACAAATATATCATAGCAAACGGTCTTGTGATAAAACAAAATATAAAATGA
- a CDS encoding glycine zipper family protein: MKRELLIGMIFLLVLPGCGSMRNMSSEDRAGFGAQVGSFIGWMFGGLIGEAIDDDRGGEIGSFIGTAVGGIAGASIAANTGETYVERSRPAKYTPSSHVLLPDLRIEDILLEEDSLTYNQKIDAGETCRISFVIINNSFQEAVNVLPIVKIREGQHLEISDPVRIARVSKDEPVTYEVTVHASQELQTGEAVFSVRLEEGRGNGTEEETFTVETVGVDK, translated from the coding sequence ATGAAAAGAGAACTTCTCATTGGGATGATTTTTTTGTTGGTGCTGCCTGGTTGCGGGTCTATGAGGAATATGAGCTCGGAAGACAGGGCTGGCTTCGGTGCACAGGTCGGTTCTTTTATCGGCTGGATGTTTGGCGGGTTGATCGGAGAGGCAATCGATGATGATCGGGGAGGTGAAATCGGTTCGTTCATCGGTACGGCAGTCGGTGGGATTGCCGGAGCATCGATTGCTGCCAATACGGGTGAAACATATGTAGAGCGGAGCAGACCGGCAAAATATACACCTTCCTCCCATGTGCTTCTTCCTGACCTCCGGATTGAAGATATTTTGCTGGAAGAGGATAGTCTTACCTATAACCAGAAGATCGATGCAGGGGAAACTTGCCGTATCTCCTTCGTGATCATAAATAACAGTTTTCAGGAAGCGGTAAATGTACTTCCTATAGTGAAAATCAGAGAGGGGCAACATTTGGAAATATCCGATCCTGTCCGGATAGCCAGGGTTTCAAAAGATGAGCCTGTAACATATGAAGTGACAGTACATGCTTCGCAAGAGTTGCAAACGGGTGAAGCTGTTTTCAGCGTACGACTGGAAGAGGGGCGAGGCAATGGAACGGAAGAAGAAACCTTTACGGTTGAAACGGTTGGTGTAGATAAATAA
- a CDS encoding isochorismate synthase: MISEETNKYQIIDTLIRQGRSFAIYRIPGEDSPKFVMQASGSACLLYDIEDLNEQQGFVIAPFRVSQDCPIVLIRRDYSELPESCPNDSIRMDLEFHPNETEISSERKTKDNYTDCFGSFIKPLQEKTLDKLVLSRSLTLDRKAGFSPAKAFYKACEQYIRSYVYLCHTPQTGTWLGGTPEIILSGEQGEWHTVALAGTQPLQNGELPTYWDEKNIREQQLVSTYIHDQLTSLGIDSTMEGPYSARAGALCHLKSDFRFKLDSNRKLGSLLSLLHPTPAVCGLPKKDAYRFILDHEGYDRRYYSGFIGWLNPEGRTNLYVNLRCMNIKDDTFTLYAGGGLLSSSELSDEWQETEDKLQTMRALL, from the coding sequence ATGATTTCAGAGGAAACAAATAAGTACCAAATTATTGATACACTGATCAGGCAGGGCCGGAGTTTTGCAATTTATCGGATTCCGGGAGAAGATTCTCCCAAGTTCGTCATGCAAGCTTCCGGTTCTGCCTGCCTTTTATATGATATCGAAGACCTGAACGAACAGCAGGGTTTCGTCATTGCTCCCTTTCGGGTAAGCCAGGACTGTCCGATCGTACTGATCCGGCGCGATTATTCCGAGTTACCGGAGAGCTGTCCGAATGACTCCATCCGAATGGATTTAGAGTTTCATCCGAATGAAACTGAAATTTCATCCGAGAGAAAGACAAAAGACAACTATACCGATTGTTTCGGTTCCTTTATCAAACCTTTGCAGGAGAAAACGCTCGATAAACTAGTCCTTTCACGCAGTCTGACACTCGACAGGAAAGCCGGCTTCTCTCCTGCCAAAGCGTTTTACAAGGCTTGTGAACAGTACATCCGTTCGTACGTCTATCTCTGTCATACTCCTCAAACAGGAACATGGTTGGGAGGAACTCCCGAAATTATTCTCTCCGGAGAGCAAGGCGAATGGCACACAGTCGCTCTTGCCGGAACACAGCCTCTGCAAAACGGGGAACTGCCGACCTATTGGGACGAAAAGAACATACGTGAACAACAGTTAGTGTCTACTTATATTCACGATCAACTGACTTCACTGGGTATCGACTCTACGATGGAAGGTCCTTATTCGGCACGTGCCGGAGCTCTATGTCATCTGAAAAGCGATTTCAGATTCAAACTGGACAGCAACCGGAAGTTGGGTAGCCTGCTCAGTCTGCTCCATCCCACTCCTGCCGTTTGCGGACTTCCCAAAAAGGACGCTTATCGCTTTATTCTCGACCATGAGGGATACGACCGACGTTACTATTCCGGTTTCATCGGTTGGCTGAATCCGGAAGGCAGAACGAATTTATATGTTAATCTGCGTTGCATGAATATCAAGGACGATACATTCACGCTTTATGCCGGTGGGGGACTACTGTCTTCATCGGAATTAAGTGACGAATGGCAAGAAACAGAAGACAAACTACAAACAATGAGAGCTTTGTTGTAA
- a CDS encoding L-cysteine desulfidase family protein, translated as MDNTTKSQIISLIHQEVIPAIGCTEPVAVALAAAKAAEVLGHCPEKIEVLLSANILKNAMGVGIPGTGMVGLPIAVALGTLIGKSAYELEVLRDITPEALEAGKAMIDNKIIHIALKENVDKLYIEVICTAGEETSKVIICHEHTHIIYVEKNGVVLTDLRKDISCDAVCHEEELKLSFSTVYEFAMGMPLDEIRFIIETADLNKKAAQASIKGHYGHTVSKTVSGEYGRKYMGDSAYTHMLTMTAAACDARMDGAMIPVMSNSGSGNQGIAATLPVLSFAEDINCSEEQLIRALTLSHLMVIYIKQSLGRLSALCGCVVAATGSSCGITYLMGGNKTQISYAIKNMIGNITGMICDGAKPSCALKVSSGVSTAMISALMAMENKVVTPVEGIIDEDVDKSISNLTAIGSRGMEETDKLVLDIMTGKSC; from the coding sequence ATGGATAATACAACAAAATCACAGATAATATCCCTTATACATCAGGAGGTAATTCCTGCTATTGGCTGTACGGAGCCTGTTGCTGTAGCGTTGGCTGCTGCTAAAGCTGCCGAAGTTTTAGGACACTGTCCCGAAAAGATCGAAGTGTTGCTTAGTGCAAACATTCTGAAAAATGCGATGGGAGTGGGAATTCCCGGAACCGGAATGGTAGGATTGCCTATTGCTGTCGCTTTGGGTACGCTGATCGGAAAGTCGGCTTATGAGTTGGAAGTCCTGCGGGATATAACCCCGGAAGCATTGGAAGCCGGGAAAGCTATGATTGACAATAAGATTATCCATATCGCTCTAAAAGAAAATGTCGACAAATTATATATAGAGGTTATTTGTACCGCCGGGGAGGAAACATCCAAGGTCATCATTTGCCACGAGCATACACATATAATATATGTAGAGAAAAACGGAGTGGTGCTGACAGATCTGCGAAAAGATATATCCTGCGACGCTGTATGCCATGAAGAGGAACTGAAATTATCCTTCTCTACCGTTTACGAGTTTGCGATGGGAATGCCACTCGATGAAATACGTTTTATCATTGAAACAGCCGATCTGAATAAAAAAGCCGCGCAAGCCTCCATAAAAGGCCATTACGGTCATACCGTCAGTAAAACTGTATCCGGAGAATACGGACGGAAATATATGGGTGATTCAGCCTATACACATATGTTGACAATGACGGCTGCCGCCTGCGATGCCCGTATGGACGGAGCCATGATTCCGGTTATGAGTAACTCCGGTAGTGGAAACCAGGGTATTGCAGCCACATTACCGGTTTTATCTTTTGCTGAAGATATCAATTGTTCGGAAGAGCAGCTGATACGTGCCCTGACGCTTAGCCATCTGATGGTTATTTATATTAAACAGAGTCTTGGACGGTTGTCTGCCCTTTGCGGTTGTGTGGTTGCGGCTACCGGTTCCAGTTGTGGTATTACTTACTTGATGGGCGGTAATAAGACACAGATCTCGTATGCGATCAAGAATATGATCGGAAATATTACAGGTATGATTTGCGACGGGGCTAAGCCCAGTTGTGCATTGAAAGTATCGAGTGGTGTTTCTACTGCTATGATTTCTGCTTTGATGGCGATGGAGAATAAGGTGGTAACTCCTGTTGAAGGTATTATCGACGAAGATGTGGATAAATCTATCTCGAACCTGACAGCGATAGGCTCCCGTGGAATGGAAGAAACAGATAAATTGGTATTAGATATTATGACAGGCAAGTCTTGCTAA
- a CDS encoding Cof-type HAD-IIB family hydrolase translates to MKYKLLVLDVDGTLLNSNKEITARTQAALLKVQQMGIHIVLASGRPTNGVMPLAKALELDHYGGFILSYNGGQIINVQTGELLFEKRINPEMLPYLDKKAKKNDFAIFTYHKDYILTDKPDNKHVKEEAALNNMRVIGVDNFPEAVDFSPCKCVLASDNEEELVGLENHWKKRLDGVLDVFRSEDYYLEVVPQFINKGNTLGVLMEKLKTTTEQVVAIGDGIADVPMLQLAGTSVAMGNARDSVKSCTDFTTLPNDMDGVAVAVETAILAAIKPTEVPLDQLNMRAKHALMGNLGIQYTYASEDRVEATMPVDERTRQPFGILHGGATLALAETVAGLGSMILAKPDEIVVGMQVSGNHMSSAHEGDTVRAVGTIIHKGRSSHVWNVDVFTSTDKLVSSIRVVNSILKKK, encoded by the coding sequence ATGAAGTACAAATTATTAGTTTTAGACGTAGACGGGACATTGCTCAATAGTAATAAAGAGATAACTGCCCGTACCCAGGCTGCTTTACTGAAAGTACAGCAGATGGGAATACATATTGTATTGGCATCCGGCAGACCGACCAACGGGGTCATGCCGCTGGCTAAGGCTCTGGAACTGGATCACTACGGTGGTTTCATTCTTTCATATAACGGTGGACAGATCATCAATGTACAAACAGGTGAATTGCTTTTTGAAAAACGTATCAATCCGGAAATGTTGCCCTATCTGGACAAGAAAGCAAAGAAAAACGATTTTGCCATTTTCACTTACCATAAAGATTATATCCTGACCGACAAACCCGACAACAAGCATGTGAAGGAAGAAGCAGCCCTGAACAATATGCGTGTGATCGGTGTCGATAATTTCCCGGAGGCTGTCGACTTCAGTCCCTGCAAATGTGTCCTCGCCAGTGACAACGAAGAGGAATTGGTTGGTTTGGAAAATCATTGGAAGAAACGGTTGGATGGCGTACTGGACGTATTCCGGTCGGAAGATTATTACCTGGAAGTGGTTCCCCAGTTCATCAACAAAGGGAACACCCTGGGCGTATTGATGGAAAAGCTGAAAACAACGACTGAACAGGTTGTTGCCATCGGCGACGGTATTGCCGACGTTCCGATGTTGCAGCTTGCAGGCACCAGTGTTGCGATGGGTAACGCCCGCGATTCAGTGAAGAGTTGTACGGACTTTACCACCTTGCCTAACGACATGGACGGTGTGGCAGTAGCTGTGGAGACTGCGATCCTGGCAGCCATAAAACCGACAGAGGTTCCTTTGGACCAGCTGAATATGCGTGCCAAACATGCCTTGATGGGTAACCTGGGTATTCAATATACCTATGCCTCCGAGGATCGTGTGGAAGCAACGATGCCAGTCGACGAACGTACACGCCAGCCTTTCGGCATCTTGCATGGTGGTGCCACACTGGCTCTGGCTGAAACGGTTGCCGGACTGGGTTCCATGATCCTGGCAAAACCGGACGAGATCGTTGTCGGCATGCAGGTCAGCGGCAACCACATGTCGTCGGCCCATGAAGGAGATACCGTTCGTGCCGTAGGGACTATTATCCACAAAGGCCGTTCTTCACATGTATGGAACGTGGATGTGTTTACCTCTACCGACAAACTGGTATCTTCCATACGTGTAGTGAATAGTATATTAAAAAAGAAATGA
- a CDS encoding Cof-type HAD-IIB family hydrolase: MKYKLLVLDLDGTLTNSKKEITPYTRDTLIKAQEQGLHLVLASGRPTYGIVPLTQTLEMERFGGFILSFNGGKVIEVKTGKVFYEQALPPDMMPLLYQRSHEAGLTILSYNGKYILTENKEDKYVKYESFLTKMKVKETDNFLRDLQLPADKCLIVGEPEDLVPLEEGLRQEVGARINVYRSEAFYLEVVPKGIDKAASLARLLERVRIKKEEVIAIGDGYNDLTMIQFAGLGVAMANAQPPVKANADQVTRYTNDEDGVAHFIDDLMKA, translated from the coding sequence ATGAAATACAAGTTATTAGTCCTCGATCTGGACGGAACATTAACAAACAGTAAAAAGGAAATAACTCCTTATACCCGGGATACACTGATAAAAGCGCAGGAACAAGGTCTCCACCTCGTTTTGGCTTCGGGACGTCCGACCTACGGAATCGTTCCGCTGACTCAGACACTGGAGATGGAACGGTTCGGCGGCTTCATTCTTTCTTTCAACGGAGGCAAGGTGATCGAAGTAAAAACCGGCAAGGTTTTCTACGAACAGGCATTGCCGCCGGACATGATGCCGCTGCTGTACCAACGTTCGCACGAAGCCGGATTGACCATCCTTTCCTACAACGGAAAATATATCCTGACGGAAAACAAGGAAGACAAATATGTCAAATATGAATCTTTCCTTACTAAAATGAAAGTGAAAGAGACGGATAATTTCCTGCGCGACCTGCAGTTGCCTGCCGATAAATGTCTGATCGTTGGCGAGCCCGAAGACCTGGTTCCGCTGGAAGAAGGATTACGCCAGGAAGTCGGGGCACGTATCAATGTGTACCGCTCGGAAGCCTTTTATCTGGAAGTCGTACCCAAAGGAATAGACAAAGCAGCCTCCCTGGCTCGCCTTTTGGAACGTGTCCGTATAAAAAAGGAAGAAGTCATCGCCATCGGAGACGGATATAATGACCTTACGATGATCCAATTTGCAGGTCTCGGAGTCGCAATGGCAAACGCCCAGCCACCCGTAAAAGCAAACGCTGACCAGGTTACTCGATATACGAATGATGAAGACGGGGTTGCACATTTCATTGACGATTTAATGAAAGCGTAA